From Carassius auratus strain Wakin chromosome 1, ASM336829v1, whole genome shotgun sequence, the proteins below share one genomic window:
- the LOC113096933 gene encoding protein SON-like isoform X2, protein METEIEHIFRDFLMNKIKEIEDETQETSVKDEPQSDPVKETREDGHKEEQMNTLTDNVVHTDLQDNHGQEDTSTKHRKSKKHKKHKSKKKRKKRKEGKDSSSDTESDKEIQESGKKKKSKKKKRSKDADKPKRSGSRSESSSASGSESESESKPSKENTKSSSADKTSKSELRDTSGVGKPQELPDIIPKVENSVHKSTEMERTEEKKRSSCRTSKSKERSRGRRTRSRSPRRKSERRSRSPKRKPSTSRSRNSSKKRSPQQREKSRSRSKRHNNRSRSHSVRRGRHSRSRSRSRSRSVVISRKNRRSTSKSRSRSPQHRHHSRSKSQSRTKPSESRSISNSRSDLKLETELITKDIDPAVDNSKSCETQTNVSLNTTENGKDPTVTVISDTKLSETASNVSSSGFSPVVVKGSWRPIPFLAQPSETTSSQKCVKPEVPLEVTNVSEEPSVFPTVKPKDSEGAASPEKKETNVNPKTIEETSVVKNSMSPSRSPSQKISASSKVAAQSGSKSSSKKKSRSSSQKSRSPSERKSHKSRPMSKHSKSRSPKKKRSRSHSQGRRRKSRTPDRNRRSKSRKRSSSRSRRRSRSGSRQRRAFGSRTLNQRDRWKREPSRSPVLILRNKRSTSKTRRSTSKTPPRLTELDKEQLLEIAKANAAAMCAKAGMQIPESLRPRAALQLPLPIPNSTSLSLSFPMMSNMTMNAAMASMSAATMTAALSSMGALAFLPQMAPLPTIVNKPPSSNTQNLANIEEAKKKVAKQANSFSIKELTERCKKIVDSKEEMAIAKPHVSDDEEDERPFGASLKEHKGIAFSLSNTSIKPSIRTDVTFAKEFPVSSGSQHRNKEPDGAYGEWVSVKKKTEKPSASGSSGTEKTTKDNDSVFPEAPSQPVDITSAVSERAVAQKRLAENPFDINAMCMLNKAQEQVDAWAQSNTIPGLFTGSTGAQVLSSDELSNSGPQAWIKKDQFLRAAPVSGGMGELLMRKMGWHSGEGLGKHREGTVEPIIIDFKTDRKGLVAEGEKTQKSGNIVVMKDLLGKHPVSALMEMCNKKKWPQPEFVLVHHSGPDHRKNFLFKVVVNGCEYQPQTASSNKKHAKAVAATVALQAMGEVAGDGVHTGPVFTAATST, encoded by the exons ATGGAGACCGAAATAGAGCACATTTTCAGAGATTTTTTAATGAACAAGATTAAAGAAATAGAAGATGAAACTCAAGAAACCAG TGTGAAAGATGAGCCACAGTCTGATCCTGTAAAGGAGACCAGAGAAGATGGACACAAGGAAgaacaaatgaacacattaaCAG ATAATGTCGTGCACACTGACCTCCAAGATAATCATGGTCAAGAGGACACCAGCACTAAACACAGAAAAagtaaaaagcacaaaaaacacaaaagtaaaaagaagagaaagaaacgCAAAGAAGGAAAAGACAGCAGCTCAGACACGGAGTCTGACAAAGAGATTCAAGAAAG tggaaagaaaaagaagagcaagaaaaagaaaagaagcaaaGATGCAGACAAACCAAAGAGGTCTGGCTCACGGTCCGAAAGCTCTTCAGCATCTGGTTCTGAATCTGAGTCTGAATCGAAACCTTCTAAAGAAAATACAAAGTCCTCTTCAGCAGATAAGACTTCAAAGTCTGAGCTCAGAGACACATCTGGTGTTGGTAAACCTCAGGAGTTGCCTGACATTATTCCCAAGGTGGAGAATTCGGTCCACAAAAGCACAGAGATGGAAAGGacagaggaaaagaaaagaagttccTGTAGGACATCTAAAAGTAAAGAGAGATCTAGAGGAAGACGAACCAGATCAAGATCACCCAGACGAAAGTCAGAGCGCAGGTCAAGATCCCCAAAACGAAAACCGTCGACCTCTCGCTCTAGAAATAGCTCAAAAAAGAGGTCTCCtcaacagagagagaaaagcagatCGAGGTCAAAGAGACACAACAATCGGTCCAGATCTCATTCTGTCAGAAGAGGCAGACATTCAAGATCTAGGTCACGCTCCAGATCAAGGTCTGTTGTTATCTCAAGGAAGAACAGAAGGTCCACATCAAAATCTAGGTCTCGCTCACCACAGCATAGACACCATTCAAGGAGTAAGTCTCAGTCCAGAACAAAACCTTCAGAATCAAGGTCCATTTCGAACTCAAGGTCTGATCTAAAACTGGAAACCGAATTGATTACGAAGGATATAGATCCAGCAGTTGACAATAGTAAGAGTTGTGAAACGCAAACAAATGTGTCTCTAAACACAACTGAGAATGGAAAAGATCCAACAGTGACTGTGATATCTGACACCAAGTTATCTGAAACTGCATCGAACGTCTCAAGTTCTGGTTTCAGTCCAGTTGTTGTCAAAGGATCTTGGCGACCAATTCCCTTCTTGGCACAGCCATCTGAGACCACATCTTCACAAAAATGTGTTAAACCTGAGGTGCCTTTGGAAGTGACCAATGTATCTGAAGAACCTTCTGTATTCCCGACTGTTAAGCCAAAAGATTCAGAGGGTGCTGCCAGTCCTGAGAAGAAAGAAACCAATGTTAATCCAAAAACCATTGAAGAAACATCAGTGGTGAAGAACTCAATGTCACCATCCCGATCTCCCAGTCAAAAAATATCTGCAAGTTCCAAAGTAGCTGCACAATCCGGATCAAagtcatcatcaaaaaaaaagtcTAGGTCGTCTTCACAGAAGTCTCGCTCACCCTCTGAAAGAAAATCGCACAAGTCTAGACCAATGAGCAAGCACTCAAAATCAAGGTCGCCTAAAAAGAAGAGGTCGAGATCTCATTCACAAGGCCGTCGGAGGAAATCTCGAACTCCAGACAGAAACAGACGTTCAAAATCAAGAAAGAGGTCAAGCTCACGTTCGAGGAGGAGATCCCGATCTGGCTCGCGTCAGAGAAGAGCTTTCGGAAGCCGGACACTAAATCAGCGGGACAGATGGAAACGAGAACCCAGTCGCTCTCCGGTCCTCATTCTCCGTAACAAAAGATCGACGTCCAAAACTCGACGCAGCACCAGCAAGACGCCTCCACGTCTTACAGAACTTG atAAAGAGCAGTTGCTGGAAATAGCGAAGGCTAATGCTGCAGCTATGTGTGCCAAGGCCGGCATGCAAATCCCGGAGAGCCTCAGGCCCAGAGCTGCTCTTCAACTCCCCTTGCCAATCCCAAACTCCACATCCTTGTCTTTATCCTTCCCAATGATGTCAAACATGACTATGAACGCTGCTATGGCTAGTATGAGTGCCGCCACCATGACCGCTGCTTTGTCCAGCATGGGTGCTTTGGCTTTTTTGCCACAAATGGCACCATTACCCACAATCGTCAACAAGCCACCGTCTTCGAACACACAGAATCTCGCCAATATTGAAGAAGCTAAAAAGAAAGTTGCAAAGCAGGCGAACAGCTTCAGTATTAAAGAGCTAACAGAG AGATGCAAAAAGATAGTAGATAGTAAGGAAGAGATGGCCATCGCAAAACCACATGTGTCAGACGATGAAGAGGATGAAAGGCCATTCGGAGCGTCCCTTAAGGAGCATAAGGGCATCGCGTTCAGTCTCAGT AACACCTCAATAAAGCCATCCATCCGAACCGATGTGACGTTTGCTAAGGAGTTCCCAGTGTCTTCCGGCTCGCAACACAGGAATAAAGAGCCTGATGGTGCATATGGTGAATGGGTATCagtcaaaaagaaaacagaaaagccATCTGCTTCAGGTTCTTCTGGGACTGAGAAAACTACCAAGGACAATGATAGTGTCTTTCCTGAAGCACCTTCTCAG CCTGTGGACATCACGTCGGCTGTCAGTGAGAGAGCGGTTGCCCAGAAGAGACTGGCCGAAAACCCTTTTGACATCAATGCCATGTGCATGCTGAATAAGGCTCAAGAGCAA GTTGATGCATGGGCCCAATCCAACACGATTCCAGGCCTCTTCACAGGCTCAACAGGAGCTCAAGTGCTCTCCTCTGATGAGCTCTCTAACAGCGGCCCGCAAGCGTGGATTAAGAAG GACCAGTTCCTGCGAGCGGCGCCGGTCTCAGGTGGGATGGGGGAGTTATTGATGAGGAAGATGGGATGGCATTCAGGGGAGGGTTTGGGGAAGCACAGAGAAGGAACAGTGGAGCCCATCATTATTGACTTCAAAACGGACCGCAAGG GACTTGTAGCAGAAGGAGAAAAAACCCAGAAATCTGGCAACATTGTCGTGATGAAGGATCTTCTAG GGAAGCATCCGGTATCCGCTCTTATGGAAATGTGCAATAAGAAGAAGTGGCCACAGCCAGAGTTTGTGCTGGTTCACCACAGCGGACCCGACCATCGCAAGAACTTTCTCTTCAAG
- the LOC113096933 gene encoding serine/arginine repetitive matrix protein 2-like isoform X3, which translates to METEIEHIFRDFLMNKIKEIEDETQETSVFPFSVKDEPQSDPVKETREDGHKEEQMNTLTDNVVHTDLQDNHGQEDTSTKHRKSKKHKKHKSKKKRKKRKEGKDSSSDTESDKEIQESGKKKKSKKKKRSKDADKPKRSGSRSESSSASGSESESESKPSKENTKSSSADKTSKSELRDTSGVGKPQELPDIIPKVENSVHKSTEMERTEEKKRSSCRTSKSKERSRGRRTRSRSPRRKSERRSRSPKRKPSTSRSRNSSKKRSPQQREKSRSRSKRHNNRSRSHSVRRGRHSRSRSRSRSRSVVISRKNRRSTSKSRSRSPQHRHHSRSKSQSRTKPSESRSISNSRSDLKLETELITKDIDPAVDNSKSCETQTNVSLNTTENGKDPTVTVISDTKLSETASNVSSSGFSPVVVKGSWRPIPFLAQPSETTSSQKCVKPEVPLEVTNVSEEPSVFPTVKPKDSEGAASPEKKETNVNPKTIEETSVVKNSMSPSRSPSQKISASSKVAAQSGSKSSSKKKSRSSSQKSRSPSERKSHKSRPMSKHSKSRSPKKKRSRSHSQGRRRKSRTPDRNRRSKSRKRSSSRSRRRSRSGSRQRRAFGSRTLNQRDRWKREPSRSPVLILRNKRSTSKTRRSTSKTPPRLTELDKEQLLEIAKANAAAMCAKAGMQIPESLRPRAALQLPLPIPNSTSLSLSFPMMSNMTMNAAMASMSAATMTAALSSMGALAFLPQMAPLPTIVNKPPSSNTQNLANIEEAKKKVAKQANSFSIKELTERCKKIVDSKEEMAIAKPHVSDDEEDERPFGASLKEHKGIAFSLSNTSIKPSIRTDVTFAKEFPVSSGSQHRNKEPDGAYGEWVSVKKKTEKPSASGSSGTEKTTKDNDSVFPEAPSQPVDITSAVSERAVAQKRLAENPFDINAMCMLNKAQEQVDAWAQSNTIPGLFTGSTGAQVLSSDELSNSGPQAWIKKSKNYFCVKRAWSCTNRSQNNVCSSWDLASSGYKVEAQWWVWDTDGRGVGAHSLTCELSPLCMETCCRVSPCSCLVAMVTVRPLLFTSDARPMMGA; encoded by the exons ATGGAGACCGAAATAGAGCACATTTTCAGAGATTTTTTAATGAACAAGATTAAAGAAATAGAAGATGAAACTCAAGAAACCAG TGTTTTTCCATTCAGTGTGAAAGATGAGCCACAGTCTGATCCTGTAAAGGAGACCAGAGAAGATGGACACAAGGAAgaacaaatgaacacattaaCAG ATAATGTCGTGCACACTGACCTCCAAGATAATCATGGTCAAGAGGACACCAGCACTAAACACAGAAAAagtaaaaagcacaaaaaacacaaaagtaaaaagaagagaaagaaacgCAAAGAAGGAAAAGACAGCAGCTCAGACACGGAGTCTGACAAAGAGATTCAAGAAAG tggaaagaaaaagaagagcaagaaaaagaaaagaagcaaaGATGCAGACAAACCAAAGAGGTCTGGCTCACGGTCCGAAAGCTCTTCAGCATCTGGTTCTGAATCTGAGTCTGAATCGAAACCTTCTAAAGAAAATACAAAGTCCTCTTCAGCAGATAAGACTTCAAAGTCTGAGCTCAGAGACACATCTGGTGTTGGTAAACCTCAGGAGTTGCCTGACATTATTCCCAAGGTGGAGAATTCGGTCCACAAAAGCACAGAGATGGAAAGGacagaggaaaagaaaagaagttccTGTAGGACATCTAAAAGTAAAGAGAGATCTAGAGGAAGACGAACCAGATCAAGATCACCCAGACGAAAGTCAGAGCGCAGGTCAAGATCCCCAAAACGAAAACCGTCGACCTCTCGCTCTAGAAATAGCTCAAAAAAGAGGTCTCCtcaacagagagagaaaagcagatCGAGGTCAAAGAGACACAACAATCGGTCCAGATCTCATTCTGTCAGAAGAGGCAGACATTCAAGATCTAGGTCACGCTCCAGATCAAGGTCTGTTGTTATCTCAAGGAAGAACAGAAGGTCCACATCAAAATCTAGGTCTCGCTCACCACAGCATAGACACCATTCAAGGAGTAAGTCTCAGTCCAGAACAAAACCTTCAGAATCAAGGTCCATTTCGAACTCAAGGTCTGATCTAAAACTGGAAACCGAATTGATTACGAAGGATATAGATCCAGCAGTTGACAATAGTAAGAGTTGTGAAACGCAAACAAATGTGTCTCTAAACACAACTGAGAATGGAAAAGATCCAACAGTGACTGTGATATCTGACACCAAGTTATCTGAAACTGCATCGAACGTCTCAAGTTCTGGTTTCAGTCCAGTTGTTGTCAAAGGATCTTGGCGACCAATTCCCTTCTTGGCACAGCCATCTGAGACCACATCTTCACAAAAATGTGTTAAACCTGAGGTGCCTTTGGAAGTGACCAATGTATCTGAAGAACCTTCTGTATTCCCGACTGTTAAGCCAAAAGATTCAGAGGGTGCTGCCAGTCCTGAGAAGAAAGAAACCAATGTTAATCCAAAAACCATTGAAGAAACATCAGTGGTGAAGAACTCAATGTCACCATCCCGATCTCCCAGTCAAAAAATATCTGCAAGTTCCAAAGTAGCTGCACAATCCGGATCAAagtcatcatcaaaaaaaaagtcTAGGTCGTCTTCACAGAAGTCTCGCTCACCCTCTGAAAGAAAATCGCACAAGTCTAGACCAATGAGCAAGCACTCAAAATCAAGGTCGCCTAAAAAGAAGAGGTCGAGATCTCATTCACAAGGCCGTCGGAGGAAATCTCGAACTCCAGACAGAAACAGACGTTCAAAATCAAGAAAGAGGTCAAGCTCACGTTCGAGGAGGAGATCCCGATCTGGCTCGCGTCAGAGAAGAGCTTTCGGAAGCCGGACACTAAATCAGCGGGACAGATGGAAACGAGAACCCAGTCGCTCTCCGGTCCTCATTCTCCGTAACAAAAGATCGACGTCCAAAACTCGACGCAGCACCAGCAAGACGCCTCCACGTCTTACAGAACTTG atAAAGAGCAGTTGCTGGAAATAGCGAAGGCTAATGCTGCAGCTATGTGTGCCAAGGCCGGCATGCAAATCCCGGAGAGCCTCAGGCCCAGAGCTGCTCTTCAACTCCCCTTGCCAATCCCAAACTCCACATCCTTGTCTTTATCCTTCCCAATGATGTCAAACATGACTATGAACGCTGCTATGGCTAGTATGAGTGCCGCCACCATGACCGCTGCTTTGTCCAGCATGGGTGCTTTGGCTTTTTTGCCACAAATGGCACCATTACCCACAATCGTCAACAAGCCACCGTCTTCGAACACACAGAATCTCGCCAATATTGAAGAAGCTAAAAAGAAAGTTGCAAAGCAGGCGAACAGCTTCAGTATTAAAGAGCTAACAGAG AGATGCAAAAAGATAGTAGATAGTAAGGAAGAGATGGCCATCGCAAAACCACATGTGTCAGACGATGAAGAGGATGAAAGGCCATTCGGAGCGTCCCTTAAGGAGCATAAGGGCATCGCGTTCAGTCTCAGT AACACCTCAATAAAGCCATCCATCCGAACCGATGTGACGTTTGCTAAGGAGTTCCCAGTGTCTTCCGGCTCGCAACACAGGAATAAAGAGCCTGATGGTGCATATGGTGAATGGGTATCagtcaaaaagaaaacagaaaagccATCTGCTTCAGGTTCTTCTGGGACTGAGAAAACTACCAAGGACAATGATAGTGTCTTTCCTGAAGCACCTTCTCAG CCTGTGGACATCACGTCGGCTGTCAGTGAGAGAGCGGTTGCCCAGAAGAGACTGGCCGAAAACCCTTTTGACATCAATGCCATGTGCATGCTGAATAAGGCTCAAGAGCAA GTTGATGCATGGGCCCAATCCAACACGATTCCAGGCCTCTTCACAGGCTCAACAGGAGCTCAAGTGCTCTCCTCTGATGAGCTCTCTAACAGCGGCCCGCAAGCGTGGATTAAGAAG TCTAAAAATTACTTCTGCGTCAAAAGGGCCTGGTCGTGCACTAACCGCAGTCAAAACAATGTTTGCTCCTCTTGGGATCTGGCATCCAGTGGGTACAAAGTTGAAGCTCAATGGTGGGTTTGGGACACGGATGGACGAGGGGTGGGGGCTCACAGTTTGACCTGTGAACTCTCACCCCTCTGTATGGAAACTTGTTGCAGGGTCAGTCCTTGTAGCTGCCTTGTTGCCATGGTCACAGTCAGGCCCCTTCTGTTCACGTCAGATGCTCGGCCGATGATGGGGGCCTAG
- the LOC113096933 gene encoding protein SON-like isoform X4: METEIEHIFRDFLMNKIKEIEDETQETSVFPFSVKDEPQSDPVKETREDGHKEEQMNTLTDNVVHTDLQDNHGQEDTSTKHRKSKKHKKHKSKKKRKKRKEGKDSSSDTESDKEIQESGKKKKSKKKKRSKDADKPKRSGSRSESSSASGSESESESKPSKENTKSSSADKTSKSELRDTSGVGKPQELPDIIPKVENSVHKSTEMERTEEKKRSSCRTSKSKERSRGRRTRSRSPRRKSERRSRSPKRKPSTSRSRNSSKKRSPQQREKSRSRSKRHNNRSRSHSVRRGRHSRSRSRSRSRSVVISRKNRRSTSKSRSRSPQHRHHSRSKSQSRTKPSESRSISNSRSDLKLETELITKDIDPAVDNSKSCETQTNVSLNTTENGKDPTVTVISDTKLSETASNVSSSGFSPVVVKGSWRPIPFLAQPSETTSSQKCVKPEVPLEVTNVSEEPSVFPTVKPKDSEGAASPEKKETNVNPKTIEETSVVKNSMSPSRSPSQKISASSKVAAQSGSKSSSKKKSRSSSQKSRSPSERKSHKSRPMSKHSKSRSPKKKRSRSHSQGRRRKSRTPDRNRRSKSRKRSSSRSRRRSRSGSRQRRAFGSRTLNQRDRWKREPSRSPVLILRNKRSTSKTRRSTSKTPPRLTELDKEQLLEIAKANAAAMCAKAGMQIPESLRPRAALQLPLPIPNSTSLSLSFPMMSNMTMNAAMASMSAATMTAALSSMGALAFLPQMAPLPTIVNKPPSSNTQNLANIEEAKKKVAKQANSFSIKELTERCKKIVDSKEEMAIAKPHVSDDEEDERPFGASLKEHKGIAFSLSNTSIKPSIRTDVTFAKEFPVSSGSQHRNKEPDGAYGEWVSVKKKTEKPSASGSSGTEKTTKDNDSVFPEAPSQPVDITSAVSERAVAQKRLAENPFDINAMCMLNKAQEQVDAWAQSNTIPGLFTGSTGAQVLSSDELSNSGPQAWIKKSKNYFCVKRAWSCTNRSQNNVCSSWDLASSGYKVEAQWVSPCSCLVAMVTVRPLLFTSDARPMMGA, translated from the exons ATGGAGACCGAAATAGAGCACATTTTCAGAGATTTTTTAATGAACAAGATTAAAGAAATAGAAGATGAAACTCAAGAAACCAG TGTTTTTCCATTCAGTGTGAAAGATGAGCCACAGTCTGATCCTGTAAAGGAGACCAGAGAAGATGGACACAAGGAAgaacaaatgaacacattaaCAG ATAATGTCGTGCACACTGACCTCCAAGATAATCATGGTCAAGAGGACACCAGCACTAAACACAGAAAAagtaaaaagcacaaaaaacacaaaagtaaaaagaagagaaagaaacgCAAAGAAGGAAAAGACAGCAGCTCAGACACGGAGTCTGACAAAGAGATTCAAGAAAG tggaaagaaaaagaagagcaagaaaaagaaaagaagcaaaGATGCAGACAAACCAAAGAGGTCTGGCTCACGGTCCGAAAGCTCTTCAGCATCTGGTTCTGAATCTGAGTCTGAATCGAAACCTTCTAAAGAAAATACAAAGTCCTCTTCAGCAGATAAGACTTCAAAGTCTGAGCTCAGAGACACATCTGGTGTTGGTAAACCTCAGGAGTTGCCTGACATTATTCCCAAGGTGGAGAATTCGGTCCACAAAAGCACAGAGATGGAAAGGacagaggaaaagaaaagaagttccTGTAGGACATCTAAAAGTAAAGAGAGATCTAGAGGAAGACGAACCAGATCAAGATCACCCAGACGAAAGTCAGAGCGCAGGTCAAGATCCCCAAAACGAAAACCGTCGACCTCTCGCTCTAGAAATAGCTCAAAAAAGAGGTCTCCtcaacagagagagaaaagcagatCGAGGTCAAAGAGACACAACAATCGGTCCAGATCTCATTCTGTCAGAAGAGGCAGACATTCAAGATCTAGGTCACGCTCCAGATCAAGGTCTGTTGTTATCTCAAGGAAGAACAGAAGGTCCACATCAAAATCTAGGTCTCGCTCACCACAGCATAGACACCATTCAAGGAGTAAGTCTCAGTCCAGAACAAAACCTTCAGAATCAAGGTCCATTTCGAACTCAAGGTCTGATCTAAAACTGGAAACCGAATTGATTACGAAGGATATAGATCCAGCAGTTGACAATAGTAAGAGTTGTGAAACGCAAACAAATGTGTCTCTAAACACAACTGAGAATGGAAAAGATCCAACAGTGACTGTGATATCTGACACCAAGTTATCTGAAACTGCATCGAACGTCTCAAGTTCTGGTTTCAGTCCAGTTGTTGTCAAAGGATCTTGGCGACCAATTCCCTTCTTGGCACAGCCATCTGAGACCACATCTTCACAAAAATGTGTTAAACCTGAGGTGCCTTTGGAAGTGACCAATGTATCTGAAGAACCTTCTGTATTCCCGACTGTTAAGCCAAAAGATTCAGAGGGTGCTGCCAGTCCTGAGAAGAAAGAAACCAATGTTAATCCAAAAACCATTGAAGAAACATCAGTGGTGAAGAACTCAATGTCACCATCCCGATCTCCCAGTCAAAAAATATCTGCAAGTTCCAAAGTAGCTGCACAATCCGGATCAAagtcatcatcaaaaaaaaagtcTAGGTCGTCTTCACAGAAGTCTCGCTCACCCTCTGAAAGAAAATCGCACAAGTCTAGACCAATGAGCAAGCACTCAAAATCAAGGTCGCCTAAAAAGAAGAGGTCGAGATCTCATTCACAAGGCCGTCGGAGGAAATCTCGAACTCCAGACAGAAACAGACGTTCAAAATCAAGAAAGAGGTCAAGCTCACGTTCGAGGAGGAGATCCCGATCTGGCTCGCGTCAGAGAAGAGCTTTCGGAAGCCGGACACTAAATCAGCGGGACAGATGGAAACGAGAACCCAGTCGCTCTCCGGTCCTCATTCTCCGTAACAAAAGATCGACGTCCAAAACTCGACGCAGCACCAGCAAGACGCCTCCACGTCTTACAGAACTTG atAAAGAGCAGTTGCTGGAAATAGCGAAGGCTAATGCTGCAGCTATGTGTGCCAAGGCCGGCATGCAAATCCCGGAGAGCCTCAGGCCCAGAGCTGCTCTTCAACTCCCCTTGCCAATCCCAAACTCCACATCCTTGTCTTTATCCTTCCCAATGATGTCAAACATGACTATGAACGCTGCTATGGCTAGTATGAGTGCCGCCACCATGACCGCTGCTTTGTCCAGCATGGGTGCTTTGGCTTTTTTGCCACAAATGGCACCATTACCCACAATCGTCAACAAGCCACCGTCTTCGAACACACAGAATCTCGCCAATATTGAAGAAGCTAAAAAGAAAGTTGCAAAGCAGGCGAACAGCTTCAGTATTAAAGAGCTAACAGAG AGATGCAAAAAGATAGTAGATAGTAAGGAAGAGATGGCCATCGCAAAACCACATGTGTCAGACGATGAAGAGGATGAAAGGCCATTCGGAGCGTCCCTTAAGGAGCATAAGGGCATCGCGTTCAGTCTCAGT AACACCTCAATAAAGCCATCCATCCGAACCGATGTGACGTTTGCTAAGGAGTTCCCAGTGTCTTCCGGCTCGCAACACAGGAATAAAGAGCCTGATGGTGCATATGGTGAATGGGTATCagtcaaaaagaaaacagaaaagccATCTGCTTCAGGTTCTTCTGGGACTGAGAAAACTACCAAGGACAATGATAGTGTCTTTCCTGAAGCACCTTCTCAG CCTGTGGACATCACGTCGGCTGTCAGTGAGAGAGCGGTTGCCCAGAAGAGACTGGCCGAAAACCCTTTTGACATCAATGCCATGTGCATGCTGAATAAGGCTCAAGAGCAA GTTGATGCATGGGCCCAATCCAACACGATTCCAGGCCTCTTCACAGGCTCAACAGGAGCTCAAGTGCTCTCCTCTGATGAGCTCTCTAACAGCGGCCCGCAAGCGTGGATTAAGAAG TCTAAAAATTACTTCTGCGTCAAAAGGGCCTGGTCGTGCACTAACCGCAGTCAAAACAATGTTTGCTCCTCTTGGGATCTGGCATCCAGTGGGTACAAAGTTGAAGCTCAATG GGTCAGTCCTTGTAGCTGCCTTGTTGCCATGGTCACAGTCAGGCCCCTTCTGTTCACGTCAGATGCTCGGCCGATGATGGGGGCCTAG